The sequence ATCATTATGAAGTGGATTGTTTCAATGATGTTATTGATTGGCTGCTTCAAGACCTTGATAACCGCTTTAATGAGAAAAATTCTAAGATACTAATATGCTTAGTTGCTTTGAGCCTAAAAGAATCATTCAAAGATTTCAATTTAGAACTTTTGATGAATCTAGCTAGACTTTATCCGAAAGATTTCAATTTAGAGCTTTTGATGGATCTAGCTAGATCTTACACATCACTCCCGTCTTTACATTGCCGATGTTTGAGTAGATGATTGATTCTCTAGAAAAAATAATATTTGTGAGCTCACTCAAAAAATGGTGCAGACAACGAAACTTATTGTGTATCCTTTGGTTTATCGGCTTGTGAATCTAGCACTTGTATTGCATATTGCCACTTCTAAAGTTGAAAGATACATACATGAAAACTGTGAAGACATTTTTGCGCAATCGTCTTAGTGATGATAAATTGAATCACAACCTTGTTTGCTATGTCGAAAGAGAAAAAAGAATTGAGAAGAGTTACCAATAATGCAATCGTTGATCGCTTTGAGATCATGAATGAATGTAGAGGGCTATTTTTAAAGGTGATGCTCTTAACTTTATGAATAACTGCACAAGTCTATTTAATATGTTCTAAGTTTCTTTTTGTAGGCATTCATGATGTATTGGTGTATGTCGTGATCTGATCATATTTGTTTTCATTGTTTGGAGTTCTTATGCTTAATTGTTCTACTAGTATTTCAAGTGGAAGTAACAATTCATTTTGGTAAGAAATCTCATTACCATATAATTTGTGTTGTTGGGTgtgttattatatatatattattgcTTGATGTCCCCTTGTATATATGATGTGCACGCGAACACCAGGACATTTTTGTTTTGGGTCCGGCCCTGACCACCACACATGATCTCGGATGTGAAGTAGTAGCGAGGATTTTAGAATAGAGCATAATACCTTGTAACCTTACTAGCCCAACTGATATGTCACACAAGAAGGGGATTGTACCACAGCTTTAGCTGCAAGCAGGCCATGTAGAACAAACAGTTCCGCCACATGCACCTTACCACCATGAGTACACCGGATTTGGGTGGAAGGGTGGGGTTTTACAACAAAACCAAGGTGCTTTATAAACCAGCGACTGACCAAACATGAATCGAATGAAATCACCGCCACCAACAGTGAAGGGGACTGCATCACCGCTTGGATCGGGACAGAAGAGAAGGGTTAACCTACAACTCCTCTTCAGCATGCAGATCCGCTCACCGCGGAGGACTAAACCAAGCTCTAAATACCAATTTTGAGACCCAAGGTGGTCTCAGAAATACAATTTGCAGTCAATCACACACGGAGTAGTAAAACTTAGCAATTTGAAGCTTAACTTCAAGAAACTTAGCCGGATTTAGGATATCAAGGGTCAATCAGAAACactaacagctactccctccgtcccggaGTAGAATGAGCTCAAAGACTCGAGAATCCAATTTGGCTCTaagaagtactccctccttcccagaTTGTTAGGCGTATTAGTCTTTAGCACGAAAATTAGCGTACGTGGATTTTTATTTGACCCATCGTACAAGTTGTACACATGAAGGCAATCACGATTCAAAAAAGAAGTGAGAGGCATCCACGATCTTCTTTCCAATTAAATATGGACCATTAGCTTAACTGATTTAGAGAGGAAGGCATGTGCGCCTTAGAATATGGGATTGCATGCAGAAACTTAAACGCCCaagattttgggaaggagggagtatatgctCATGCGCGCCTAAAATGTATTTTGTAAATGtctaaaataaagaaaaaaaattgtgttCATTGTCGCTACCTATAATTTTTTCAGACAACTTAAGTTTTAACCTAAAAAACAAATTGAACGATAAATGTTACCCACAAGTGTTACACTTAATTTTAGTTTTTTCATCTGACTCAATCGGGATAGCGTCGTCGCCCTGGCGTGTTCGCCGTTTTCTCCGGCAGATCAATGTACCCGGTCTAGTCGACTCGAGCTACGTGTCGCCCAAGCACCGTCGCACGCCACGCGTAGACGTAGCCGCAccctccgcttgccaccgcgcgtCCTGCAATGGCTAGGTGGCCTCGGGACCTGCAGCAGCTCACGTGATCAGATCGACTCCACCGTCCCATCCCTAGCTCGTATAAATCCATGGGCGACCACGCCGTGCTGGATAGGGACGCACACACTCACTCGTTGTCATCACTCATCAGATCGAGCATCCAATCCAGAAAAACCAGAGGAATCCGCATGTGAGCAATGGAGGCGGCGAAGGAGAGGCGGGAGCGgaaggccgccggcgccggcgagggcggcgactcGGTGCAGCTGCCGACGGAGACGAGCCCGTACGTGCAGTACAAAAAGGACGACGGCCTGGAGGACTACAAGATGCGGGCCTACGGCGCGCAGGGCCACCTCCCCGTCTCCGACGTCCCCCACGGCTCCGGCACCGACGCGCCCACCATCCCCGGCACCGCGTTCCCGACTGAGCACCTGAACCTGCACGGGCGCCAGCAGCCGCAGCGGGGTGCCCAGGGAGGAGGCG comes from Triticum aestivum cultivar Chinese Spring chromosome 5B, IWGSC CS RefSeq v2.1, whole genome shotgun sequence and encodes:
- the LOC123116371 gene encoding uncharacterized protein, whose product is MEAAKERRERKAAGAGEGGDSVQLPTETSPYVQYKKDDGLEDYKMRAYGAQGHLPVSDVPHGSGTDAPTIPGTAFPTEHLNLHGRQQPQRGAQGGGAGVRRTDDDEAATDTINRHGVP